Proteins co-encoded in one Cytobacillus sp. NJ13 genomic window:
- a CDS encoding IS3 family transposase (programmed frameshift) has product MGKTGRTYQKYTEDFKIRAVKLYKEGNKSYRTVSEELGLRSPTQLKKWVMKFNQGESFEDLRGRAGGNTDSNPLKGRPRTNFKSIQEERDYYKAQVEYLKKRLSKSTRGGIIPKAERFEIINELSGIYPIAWLAEIAQVSRSGYYKWLKTTSLREDRQTKEYLIKSHIMAIHHTYPFYGYPRMKIALKDEGFHINHKKVYRLMTDMNIRAEIRKKRNFFGRKPSVIYSNLLNRNFKALKPDEKYVTDITYIQVGDSFYYLSVILDLYNNEVLAWNISKRNDLELVLNTIDLLTQKRNVYGAILHSDQGFQYTSNQYHKKLKKIGIQGSHSRKGNCLDNACIESFFSHLKTEKLYRSQFKTEKELIQILEEYMYLYNYKRFQKKLNQCAPVEYRLTLAA; this is encoded by the exons AGTCCAACCCAATTAAAGAAATGGGTTATGAAATTTAATCAGGGAGAGTCCTTTGAAGATTTAAGGGGACGTGCAGGCGGTAACACAGACAGTAATCCACTTAAAGGGCGCCCCAGAACGAACTTTAAAAGTATCCAAGAGGAAAGGGATTATTATAAAGCTCAGGTTGAATACCTAAAAAAGCGGT TATCCAAATCTACACGAGGAGGGATCATCCCAAAAGCAGAACGATTCGAAATCATAAACGAACTAAGTGGTATTTACCCTATCGCTTGGTTAGCTGAGATTGCGCAAGTCTCAAGATCAGGTTATTATAAGTGGCTTAAAACGACCTCCCTTAGGGAGGACAGGCAGACCAAAGAATATCTAATAAAATCACATATTATGGCTATTCATCATACATACCCTTTTTATGGTTACCCTCGTATGAAAATAGCTCTTAAAGACGAAGGATTTCATATTAATCATAAGAAGGTATATCGATTAATGACTGATATGAATATTCGAGCTGAAATTAGGAAGAAGCGAAACTTCTTCGGAAGGAAGCCTTCCGTTATTTACTCAAACTTATTAAACCGTAACTTTAAGGCTCTAAAACCAGATGAGAAATACGTAACAGACATTACGTATATTCAAGTTGGAGATTCATTTTATTACCTTTCCGTTATACTCGATCTTTATAACAATGAGGTTTTAGCCTGGAATATTTCAAAGAGAAATGACTTAGAATTGGTCCTTAATACAATCGATCTATTAACACAAAAAAGAAACGTGTATGGTGCGATCCTGCATTCAGATCAAGGCTTCCAATACACGTCTAATCAATACCACAAAAAGTTAAAGAAAATAGGCATTCAAGGCAGCCATTCTCGCAAAGGAAACTGCCTCGATAATGCCTGTATTGAGTCTTTCTTCTCTCATCTAAAGACAGAGAAGCTATATCGATCACAGTTTAAAACAGAAAAAGAATTAATTCAAATACTTGAAGAATACATGTATCTCTATAACTATAAAAGATTCCAGAAAAAACTAAACCAGTGTGCTCCGGTTGAATACCGACTCACACTGGCTGCTTAG
- a CDS encoding aldo/keto reductase: protein MKKRRLGNSDLYVSELGLGCMSIGTKPSQAQEIIEAALEEGINYFDTADLYDFGENEKLVGQSLKGVREQVIIATKAGNRWNKNNDGWSWDPSKSHIKEAVKDSLIRLGTDYIDLYQLHGGTIEDPIDETIEAFEELKEEGYIRQYGISSIRPNVIREYASRSSIISVMMQYSILDRRPEEEALPLLNQKGISAVTRGPLAKGLLSDKMLDKAAESVKEKGYLDYSYAELEETLTSIREKISDERSMTEIAFQYNLADPAVASVTAGASMAEQVRANASAARANPLNKDELTIIQSIAKLNKYEQHR from the coding sequence TTGAAAAAGAGAAGACTTGGAAACTCAGACTTGTACGTAAGCGAGCTTGGGCTGGGCTGCATGTCAATTGGCACCAAACCTTCCCAGGCTCAGGAGATTATTGAAGCTGCCCTTGAAGAAGGAATCAATTATTTTGATACAGCTGATTTATATGACTTCGGCGAAAATGAAAAGCTTGTCGGACAATCCTTAAAGGGTGTCCGCGAACAGGTGATCATTGCTACCAAAGCCGGCAACCGCTGGAATAAAAATAATGACGGCTGGAGCTGGGATCCCTCAAAAAGCCATATCAAAGAGGCGGTAAAGGACAGTTTAATAAGGCTGGGCACAGACTATATTGATTTATATCAGCTTCATGGCGGAACGATTGAAGATCCTATTGATGAAACCATTGAAGCATTTGAGGAACTGAAGGAAGAAGGATACATCCGGCAGTATGGCATATCCTCCATCCGTCCAAATGTGATCCGTGAATATGCTTCAAGGTCCTCCATCATTTCAGTCATGATGCAATACAGCATTCTAGATCGGCGACCGGAAGAAGAAGCTTTGCCGCTTCTAAATCAAAAAGGCATCAGCGCGGTTACAAGAGGTCCGCTCGCTAAAGGACTGCTCAGCGACAAAATGCTGGATAAGGCTGCGGAGTCAGTTAAAGAGAAAGGCTATTTGGATTACAGCTATGCTGAATTGGAAGAAACACTTACCAGCATTAGGGAAAAAATTTCGGATGAGCGCTCCATGACTGAGATAGCATTTCAGTATAATCTTGCGGATCCCGCTGTCGCTTCCGTGACGGCAGGTGCCAGCATGGCAGAGCAAGTTAGGGCAAATGCAAGTGCAGCAAGAGCTAATCCCCTGAATAAAGATGAATTGACTATTATTCAATCCATTGCCAAGCTAAACAAATATGAGCAGCATCGATAA
- the mciZ gene encoding Z-ring formation inhibitor MciZ: MKVYVHNRGIILAGKAWEVREKLKQYSRQYILVKDWVESQNNIK, translated from the coding sequence ATGAAGGTGTATGTCCACAATAGGGGAATTATTCTGGCCGGCAAAGCCTGGGAAGTCCGTGAGAAACTAAAACAATACAGCAGGCAGTATATTCTTGTAAAAGACTGGGTTGAATCTCAGAACAATATAAAATGA
- a CDS encoding NUDIX hydrolase, translating into MSRLEEKTINTEKIFTGKVISLQVEDVELPNGKTSKREIIKHPGAVAVLAVTEDNKIVMVEQYRKALDKIIAEIPAGKLEAGEEPRVCAERELEEETGYGCTEMEWLISFYTSPGFADELVHLYIAKGLMKIENAASPDEDEFVNLMEVTLDEAISLLKQQRIYDAKTAYAIQYLQLQEALKK; encoded by the coding sequence ATGAGCCGCCTAGAAGAAAAAACGATTAATACGGAAAAAATCTTCACTGGTAAAGTCATTAGTCTGCAGGTGGAAGATGTTGAGCTGCCGAATGGCAAAACATCGAAGCGGGAAATTATCAAACATCCCGGGGCAGTAGCTGTATTGGCAGTAACAGAAGATAATAAAATAGTGATGGTCGAACAATATAGAAAAGCGCTGGATAAGATTATTGCTGAAATCCCTGCCGGAAAGCTTGAAGCAGGAGAAGAACCCAGAGTTTGTGCAGAAAGGGAACTGGAAGAAGAAACGGGGTACGGCTGCACGGAAATGGAATGGCTGATCTCATTCTACACTTCTCCTGGATTTGCCGATGAACTGGTACATTTATATATAGCAAAGGGTCTTATGAAAATAGAAAATGCCGCTTCGCCTGATGAAGATGAATTTGTGAATCTTATGGAAGTAACGCTTGATGAAGCAATATCCCTGCTGAAGCAGCAAAGGATTTATGATGCGAAAACCGCTTATGCTATCCAATATCTGCAGCTGCAAGAGGCGCTGAAAAAATAG